The DNA region GAAAACCAGGTCCTAACTTTTTATGGACATTAATACAGGCATTAATAATCCTATCAGTTAACTCTTCTTTTCTCCACTTCTCCATCTTCTCCCTTTCTCCTTATTTTTATCCTACCTGAACTCTTACCAGCTCGCCAGGCTGCATAGGCAAGGGCTTCACGAATATCTTCATCTTCTAAATAGGGGTATGCTTTTAGAATGTCGGTGGTGGAGTATCCTGCAGCAACCAGTCCAACAATAGTTCCCACAGTGACACG from bacterium includes:
- a CDS encoding DUF433 domain-containing protein, with product MKNLTRITFDANVMGGKPCIRGLRVTVGTIVGLVAAGYSTTDILKAYPYLEDEDIREALAYAAWRAGKSSGRIKIRRKGEDGEVEKRRVN